From Oceanipulchritudo coccoides, the proteins below share one genomic window:
- a CDS encoding nucleotidyl transferase AbiEii/AbiGii toxin family protein, with product MSKGPVKNLAASVMQRLNNYARNNRLDFNALLTRFVMERVLYRLSKSSYGRDFYLKGAMLFVLWEQHPHRPTKDLDLLFIPRHDRSELERIFKEVCSTAVSGDGLFFDPESVTVEEIREANAYGGLRVKLICYLGNGRVPLQIDVGLGDSVYPEPGWTEFPPVLEFSAPRIRAYPTETVIAEKFQAMVELEFRNTRMKDYYDIHYLSRKFHYSGKELREAIHQTFRRRKTELPVGIPVGLSEGFSENPQSQTQWNAFLRKNRLDQSTQLPEIVTRISDFLMPVITEASISEKHWISGRGWELLKRVP from the coding sequence GTGAGCAAAGGCCCGGTCAAGAACTTGGCTGCATCGGTAATGCAGCGGCTGAACAACTATGCCCGGAATAACCGGCTTGATTTCAATGCGCTGCTAACCCGGTTTGTCATGGAACGGGTGTTGTACCGGCTCTCAAAATCGTCCTACGGCCGAGATTTCTATCTCAAAGGCGCCATGCTCTTTGTGCTCTGGGAGCAGCATCCGCATCGGCCAACCAAGGATCTGGATCTGTTATTCATTCCCCGGCATGACCGGAGCGAGCTGGAGCGGATATTCAAGGAGGTCTGCTCAACGGCTGTTTCCGGTGACGGATTGTTTTTTGATCCGGAATCCGTTACCGTTGAGGAAATCCGCGAAGCGAACGCCTATGGAGGTTTGCGGGTCAAGCTGATATGCTACTTGGGAAATGGACGAGTACCGCTACAGATTGATGTCGGCCTGGGGGATTCGGTATACCCTGAACCGGGGTGGACCGAATTCCCTCCGGTGCTTGAGTTTTCTGCTCCCCGAATCAGGGCATATCCCACTGAGACGGTGATAGCCGAAAAATTTCAGGCAATGGTTGAACTTGAGTTCCGCAACACGCGAATGAAGGATTACTACGACATACACTACTTGTCGCGGAAATTTCATTACTCAGGAAAGGAGCTTCGGGAGGCGATTCACCAGACATTTAGAAGGCGCAAAACAGAATTGCCCGTTGGCATTCCGGTGGGGTTGTCAGAAGGCTTTTCAGAAAATCCTCAAAGTCAGACTCAATGGAACGCATTTCTCAGAAAGAATCGATTAGATCAATCCACCCAGCTTCCAGAAATTGTTACGCGGATTTCGGATTTTCTCATGCCGGTCATCACCGAGGCATCAATCAGTGAGAAGCATTGGATTTCTGGCCGCGGTTGGGAACTACTCAAGCGGGTACCGTGA
- a CDS encoding phosphoenolpyruvate carboxylase, whose amino-acid sequence MAARSGTWERVLRDGIAKIDQDYKFLIDCLREVLESLGHKDLVPLLPGYLKAGEAGPLPERGAQAISIAFQLLNLVEENAAQQAIRAREMALGEKHQSGLWPHYLKQLKASKVGAKKILGRIAQQSIEPVLTGHPTEAKRWTVLDQHRELYVLLVQLENRMYTDNERLRIREKIKAVLERLWRTGEILMTKPDVRSERLNALYYFRERFPIILEQLDDRFRCAWEQSGYAQRSPLSVSDYPRLRFGSWVGGDRDGHPLVTAEVTRETLLELRTSALEVLDSRLKRTQGRLGLSSFVQQVPLMLEDRIKSLRKACGPLAAERLEHHQEEPWRQLVILIRARLPLSGNAGIESQYTMPSEVQEDVDILDASLREVGANSLLREDILPLQRLIQVFGFHLASLDVRQNSAFHDKAVAQLMEAAGLDGSRFLNGTEAERIEFLNTELQSLRPFVRPEMELGPEARNAVDTYQTLYAHYKEYGDAGLGALIVSMTRSVSDLLAVYLLCREAGLMIKTEQGPACLLPVVPLFETLDDLENSSGIMDTFLAHPVTRASKSNRQMIMLGYSDSNKDSGILASQWALQAAQEDLLKTGKRHGVEIQFFHGRGGTVSRGAGPTHRFLEALPEGSLLTGLRVTEQGETVAQKFTNFRTATYNMELLMAGTTGVSLLNLNRKPSDDLSKVMSFLASSSRRTYEAFLQDPDFITFYRQATVIDVLEVSRIGSRPARRTGQMSLDDLRAIPWVFSWTQARFYFPGWYGVGSAIADLKKQEPRLYKVLCEGYADWPFLRYVLFNIESGLASANPKWMKAYAELVDDETVRQKLIRRIIREYNRTEREIDTILGGALKARRPRFHKTLIEREDDLDILHAEQIRLLKDWRSCSTDRERNARLPALLLTVNAIASGLRTTG is encoded by the coding sequence ATGGCGGCAAGGAGTGGAACATGGGAACGCGTCCTCAGGGACGGAATTGCAAAAATCGATCAGGATTACAAATTCCTCATCGACTGTCTACGGGAGGTGCTGGAAAGCCTTGGTCACAAGGATTTGGTTCCCCTGTTGCCGGGTTATCTGAAAGCCGGCGAGGCGGGCCCCCTTCCCGAGCGCGGCGCTCAGGCCATCTCGATTGCCTTCCAGTTGCTCAACCTCGTGGAGGAGAATGCCGCCCAACAAGCTATCCGTGCCCGCGAAATGGCGCTGGGTGAGAAGCACCAGTCGGGCTTGTGGCCGCATTACCTGAAGCAATTGAAGGCCTCAAAGGTCGGGGCAAAAAAGATTCTCGGGCGTATTGCGCAGCAATCAATTGAGCCAGTCCTCACGGGGCACCCAACCGAAGCCAAGCGCTGGACGGTCCTCGACCAGCACCGGGAGCTCTATGTCCTTCTCGTGCAATTGGAGAACCGGATGTACACCGACAACGAGCGCTTGCGCATCCGGGAAAAGATCAAGGCCGTCCTTGAGCGTCTATGGCGGACCGGCGAAATCCTCATGACTAAACCGGATGTCCGCTCGGAGCGCCTCAACGCACTCTATTATTTTCGTGAACGCTTTCCGATTATCCTTGAGCAACTGGATGACCGTTTCCGCTGCGCGTGGGAACAGAGCGGCTACGCACAGCGGTCGCCATTAAGCGTCTCCGATTACCCACGACTACGATTTGGCTCATGGGTCGGAGGTGACCGTGACGGCCATCCACTGGTTACCGCGGAGGTCACCCGGGAAACCTTGCTGGAGCTCCGTACAAGCGCTCTTGAGGTCCTTGACAGCCGCCTGAAGCGGACCCAGGGCCGTCTCGGGCTATCGAGCTTTGTCCAACAGGTGCCACTGATGCTGGAGGACCGGATCAAATCATTGCGCAAGGCCTGCGGCCCGCTTGCCGCTGAACGGCTTGAGCACCACCAGGAAGAACCCTGGCGCCAGTTGGTGATCCTGATTCGCGCCCGCCTGCCCCTTTCCGGCAATGCGGGCATCGAATCCCAGTACACGATGCCTTCCGAGGTGCAGGAAGATGTGGATATCCTCGATGCCTCCCTGCGCGAAGTGGGGGCCAATTCCCTTCTCCGTGAAGATATCCTTCCCCTGCAGAGGCTGATCCAAGTCTTTGGCTTTCACCTGGCGAGTCTCGATGTGCGCCAGAATAGCGCCTTTCACGACAAGGCCGTGGCCCAGTTAATGGAGGCCGCCGGACTGGACGGCTCCCGTTTCTTAAACGGCACGGAGGCAGAGCGTATCGAGTTTCTCAATACAGAGCTGCAGAGCCTGCGCCCCTTTGTCCGGCCGGAAATGGAACTGGGCCCGGAGGCGCGGAATGCGGTCGATACTTACCAGACGCTGTATGCCCATTACAAGGAATACGGCGATGCGGGGCTCGGCGCCCTGATCGTCAGCATGACCCGCTCGGTCAGCGACTTGCTCGCGGTCTACCTGCTCTGCCGGGAGGCCGGCCTGATGATCAAAACTGAGCAGGGTCCCGCCTGCCTGTTGCCCGTTGTGCCTTTGTTTGAGACGCTGGATGATCTTGAGAACAGCTCCGGCATCATGGACACCTTCCTTGCCCATCCAGTTACCCGGGCCAGCAAATCCAACCGGCAGATGATCATGCTCGGATACAGCGACTCCAACAAGGACAGCGGTATCCTCGCCAGCCAGTGGGCACTCCAGGCCGCACAGGAGGATTTGCTCAAGACCGGTAAACGCCATGGTGTGGAAATCCAGTTTTTCCACGGACGCGGAGGCACGGTCAGCCGCGGAGCTGGTCCAACCCATCGCTTCCTCGAGGCGCTTCCAGAAGGCTCCCTCCTCACGGGTCTGCGCGTCACGGAACAAGGGGAAACCGTGGCCCAGAAGTTCACCAATTTCCGGACAGCCACCTACAACATGGAACTGCTCATGGCCGGCACCACCGGAGTCTCCCTCCTCAATCTCAACCGGAAGCCGTCCGATGACCTCAGCAAGGTCATGAGCTTTCTTGCAAGTTCAAGCCGTCGCACCTACGAAGCCTTTTTACAGGATCCCGACTTCATCACCTTCTACCGGCAGGCAACGGTCATTGATGTCCTCGAAGTCAGCCGCATCGGCTCGCGTCCGGCCCGCCGCACCGGCCAGATGAGTCTGGATGATTTGCGCGCCATTCCCTGGGTCTTCAGTTGGACACAAGCACGGTTTTATTTCCCGGGCTGGTATGGTGTCGGTTCCGCCATCGCGGATTTGAAGAAGCAGGAACCCCGCCTCTACAAGGTATTGTGCGAAGGCTACGCCGACTGGCCTTTCCTCCGCTATGTTTTGTTCAACATCGAAAGCGGCCTTGCCAGTGCCAACCCAAAATGGATGAAAGCCTACGCGGAATTAGTCGATGATGAGACAGTTCGACAAAAACTGATCCGCCGGATCATCCGCGAATACAATCGCACTGAACGGGAAATTGATACGATCCTTGGTGGCGCTTTGAAGGCCCGGAGACCGCGTTTCCACAAGACATTAATTGAACGCGAGGACGACTTGGATATTCTACACGCAGAGCAGATCCGTCTCCTGAAGGATTGGCGCTCCTGCTCAACGGATCGTGAACGGAACGCACGCCTCCCTGCCCTGCTCCTTACCGTGAACGCCATCGCCAGCGGACTGCGGACGACCGGGTAG
- the fabG gene encoding 3-oxoacyl-ACP reductase FabG has translation MKLTFENRKALVTGAGRGIGKAIAMELAQQGVHVVCVSQNPASCGAAAEEIKAAGHSAESHAVDVGDGEAVQVLSDAILKEHGAIDIIVNNAGITRDMLLMRMKDEEWDDVLRTNLNSCFYWSKGLMQAMARKRWGRVINIGSVIGLMGNAGQANYAAAKAGMIGFTKSLAREYAKRNVTANVVAPGFIKTDMTEVLNEEVTSAILQQIPLKRLGEASDIANMVAFLASEEAGYITGQTFTVDGGMVM, from the coding sequence ATGAAATTGACCTTTGAAAACCGCAAAGCCCTCGTTACGGGAGCTGGTCGTGGCATCGGCAAAGCCATTGCCATGGAGCTGGCCCAGCAAGGTGTGCATGTTGTCTGTGTCAGCCAGAATCCCGCTTCCTGTGGGGCTGCTGCTGAAGAAATCAAGGCCGCCGGGCATTCCGCCGAGTCGCATGCCGTCGATGTGGGTGACGGAGAAGCCGTGCAAGTCCTTTCGGATGCGATCCTGAAGGAGCACGGGGCCATTGACATAATCGTCAACAACGCGGGGATCACGCGCGACATGCTGCTCATGCGGATGAAGGATGAAGAGTGGGACGACGTTTTACGGACCAACCTGAACAGCTGTTTTTACTGGAGCAAAGGCCTCATGCAGGCCATGGCGCGCAAGCGCTGGGGCCGTGTCATCAACATCGGTTCAGTCATCGGCCTGATGGGGAACGCCGGACAGGCCAACTATGCAGCGGCCAAGGCCGGGATGATCGGTTTCACAAAAAGCCTTGCCCGTGAGTACGCCAAGCGGAATGTCACCGCCAATGTGGTCGCTCCGGGTTTCATCAAGACGGACATGACGGAAGTCCTCAACGAGGAGGTCACTTCGGCGATTTTACAGCAAATTCCGCTAAAACGCCTTGGCGAAGCCTCGGACATTGCCAATATGGTCGCTTTTTTAGCCTCTGAAGAGGCAGGATATATCACCGGTCAGACTTTTACAGTTGACGGGGGAATGGTGATGTGA
- the acpP gene encoding acyl carrier protein, translated as MADKSIEDRVKDIIVNQLNVNEEQVTPEASFQEDLGADSLDLVELIMAFEEEFSDEIDGEIPESEAEKLQTVGAVITFIKGKSES; from the coding sequence ATGGCAGATAAGAGCATCGAAGATCGCGTTAAAGACATCATTGTCAACCAGCTCAACGTAAACGAAGAGCAAGTTACTCCGGAGGCTTCCTTTCAGGAAGATCTTGGCGCTGACTCGCTTGATTTAGTTGAGCTCATAATGGCATTTGAAGAGGAATTTTCAGATGAGATTGATGGAGAGATCCCGGAATCTGAAGCTGAGAAGCTACAGACTGTCGGGGCAGTCATTACCTTTATTAAGGGCAAGTCTGAAAGCTAA
- a CDS encoding DUF4203 domain-containing protein, which yields MPQIPDYYLPLVYGGAGILGLISCFFGYRLFKLIVISILAVAGAATLAWAGFEYGEQPVLWSAGGLVIGAIVGGVLALFFYSLAVATMGALFAATSLMPWVQGFDIWMQWSILGVACILAAFIATMVTNLMIQLASAMLGASLLVLSVLYFTTGQTIHQAIQDGEDWTLILDMDLTVAGAALGIGLLGFLIQRRGAK from the coding sequence ATGCCGCAGATACCGGATTACTATTTGCCCCTCGTGTATGGAGGAGCGGGCATTCTTGGCCTGATCAGTTGTTTTTTCGGCTATCGACTGTTCAAGTTGATTGTCATTTCCATCCTTGCCGTGGCCGGGGCGGCGACACTGGCCTGGGCAGGGTTTGAGTATGGAGAGCAACCGGTTTTATGGTCGGCTGGCGGTCTGGTCATCGGGGCCATTGTTGGCGGTGTGCTGGCTTTGTTTTTCTATTCCCTTGCTGTGGCTACAATGGGTGCGCTTTTCGCGGCAACAAGCCTGATGCCATGGGTCCAGGGGTTCGATATCTGGATGCAATGGTCGATTCTTGGCGTGGCTTGTATCCTTGCCGCCTTTATCGCGACCATGGTCACCAATTTGATGATCCAGCTGGCCTCGGCGATGTTGGGAGCGTCCCTTTTAGTGCTCAGTGTCTTGTATTTCACAACCGGGCAGACCATCCACCAAGCGATACAGGATGGCGAAGACTGGACGCTGATTCTTGACATGGATCTGACGGTTGCAGGGGCCGCGTTGGGAATTGGCCTGCTGGGCTTCCTGATCCAGCGACGGGGGGCGAAATAG
- a CDS encoding arsenate reductase ArsC, with protein sequence MPKTKVLILCTGNSCRSHMAEGILRHAAGDIVEVFSAGSKPAGYVHPMAIEALKEIGIDISGHSSKHLDQYLDAGIDTVITVCDHANESCPVFPGKINRYHWGFEDPPKAARPGESEMNAFRRIRDEIHKVFEAYAAGLRSSIVHG encoded by the coding sequence ATGCCAAAAACGAAAGTCCTGATCCTTTGTACAGGAAACTCCTGCCGAAGTCATATGGCAGAGGGCATCCTGCGGCATGCCGCCGGGGATATCGTGGAAGTCTTCAGCGCCGGATCCAAGCCGGCGGGATATGTCCACCCGATGGCCATTGAGGCGCTGAAGGAAATCGGGATTGATATTTCCGGGCACAGCTCGAAGCACCTGGACCAGTATTTGGACGCGGGTATCGACACGGTCATTACGGTCTGTGACCATGCCAATGAGTCCTGCCCGGTTTTTCCGGGGAAGATCAACCGCTATCATTGGGGATTTGAGGATCCGCCAAAGGCGGCCCGGCCGGGCGAGAGCGAGATGAATGCCTTCCGGCGAATCCGGGACGAAATCCACAAGGTCTTTGAGGCGTATGCCGCAGGGCTGCGCAGCAGCATTGTCCACGGCTGA
- the fabF gene encoding beta-ketoacyl-ACP synthase II produces MNKTRVVVTGMGAITPLGNNVEQFWDGLVAGRSGIRKVEAFDATSFQCKVGGEVVDFNPADWMDPKDAKRNDRYTQLAMAASRMAMADANLDVKNLADPVRFGCIIGSGIGGLDTIEKQTFRLFDGGPRKVSPFMIPMLIGNMASGVVAIEFGAMGPNYGVVSACATGSHAIGDCLRILRAGEADVMLVGGSEASITQLGYAGFCNMKAMGTSFNDEPTRSSRPFDAKRDGFIMGEGAGVLVLETLEHAQSRGANILCEVVGHAATCDAYHITSPDPSGRGLQACMRNCLKDAGLAETDVDYINAHGTSTPYNDKTESAAIKAVFGEHSHSLKISSTKSMTGHLLGAAGGIEAIACIQSIRTGKIAPTINYENPDPECDLSYVPNKAIEAPVKVAISNNLGFGGHNATIAFKGFEA; encoded by the coding sequence ATGAACAAGACACGCGTTGTGGTAACAGGAATGGGGGCGATCACCCCATTAGGGAATAATGTTGAACAGTTCTGGGATGGCCTGGTTGCCGGACGGAGCGGAATCCGCAAGGTGGAGGCCTTCGATGCGACCTCCTTCCAGTGCAAGGTTGGGGGAGAGGTTGTTGACTTCAATCCGGCTGACTGGATGGATCCCAAGGATGCCAAGCGCAACGACCGCTACACCCAGCTGGCGATGGCCGCCAGCCGGATGGCGATGGCTGACGCGAATCTGGATGTGAAGAATCTGGCCGACCCGGTCCGTTTCGGCTGTATTATCGGGTCGGGGATCGGTGGCCTGGACACGATTGAAAAGCAGACATTCCGGTTGTTTGATGGGGGTCCGCGCAAGGTGTCGCCGTTCATGATTCCCATGCTGATCGGCAATATGGCCAGCGGAGTCGTGGCAATTGAATTTGGGGCCATGGGGCCCAATTACGGAGTTGTCAGTGCCTGCGCGACAGGCAGCCATGCCATCGGGGATTGCCTGCGCATTCTTCGTGCCGGAGAAGCTGATGTCATGCTCGTGGGCGGTAGCGAGGCAAGCATTACACAGCTTGGCTATGCCGGCTTCTGTAACATGAAGGCCATGGGCACCAGTTTCAATGATGAGCCCACCCGCTCGAGCCGTCCCTTTGACGCAAAACGTGACGGATTCATCATGGGTGAAGGGGCAGGGGTCCTTGTCCTCGAGACGCTTGAACACGCCCAGTCACGCGGTGCCAATATCCTTTGTGAAGTGGTCGGGCATGCGGCGACGTGCGACGCCTATCACATTACCTCGCCCGATCCCTCTGGACGCGGTCTGCAGGCCTGTATGCGCAATTGCTTGAAGGATGCGGGACTGGCGGAAACGGACGTGGATTATATCAATGCCCACGGCACATCCACTCCATACAATGACAAGACGGAGAGCGCGGCCATCAAGGCGGTCTTTGGCGAGCATTCGCACAGCTTGAAGATCAGCTCGACTAAATCCATGACGGGCCACCTGTTGGGTGCTGCCGGAGGGATTGAAGCGATTGCCTGCATCCAATCAATCCGCACGGGCAAGATTGCCCCGACCATCAATTACGAGAACCCGGATCCGGAATGCGATCTGAGTTATGTTCCCAACAAGGCGATTGAAGCCCCCGTCAAGGTGGCTATCAGCAACAACCTTGGGTTTGGTGGACACAACGCGACGATCGCCTTCAAGGGATTCGAGGCCTAA
- a CDS encoding type IV toxin-antitoxin system AbiEi family antitoxin domain-containing protein, whose amino-acid sequence MKSRLEELEQELKERGILRVADLVPMGFPKSYLSELEKRGKAIKQTRGVYMHSEADIPPHYSLALACQKVPGGVVCLLSALAYHEIGTQNPHEVWMAIDRKARMPKVDYPPIRIVRFSGSALEEGIEKIEGPFPIRVYNEAKTVADCFKYRNKFGLDVAVEALREGWRMKRITVKELDRYARICRVEKIITPYLEAIL is encoded by the coding sequence ATGAAGAGTCGTCTTGAAGAACTGGAACAAGAACTGAAGGAGCGTGGCATTCTGCGGGTCGCCGATCTTGTCCCGATGGGATTTCCGAAATCGTATCTCAGCGAGCTTGAGAAGCGTGGGAAAGCGATCAAACAGACCCGTGGCGTGTACATGCATTCTGAAGCAGACATCCCACCACATTACAGTCTGGCGCTGGCCTGCCAGAAAGTTCCCGGCGGGGTGGTATGCCTGCTCTCAGCGCTGGCCTACCATGAAATCGGAACCCAGAACCCCCATGAGGTGTGGATGGCGATCGACCGCAAAGCCAGGATGCCCAAGGTCGATTATCCGCCAATTCGCATCGTTCGCTTTTCCGGCAGTGCGCTGGAAGAAGGCATTGAAAAGATTGAAGGGCCATTTCCCATTCGGGTATATAATGAGGCAAAGACGGTTGCTGATTGCTTCAAGTACCGGAATAAGTTTGGTCTGGATGTAGCGGTCGAGGCACTCCGGGAAGGTTGGCGCATGAAGCGGATTACCGTTAAAGAGCTGGATCGGTATGCGCGGATTTGCCGTGTGGAGAAGATTATAACTCCCTACCTGGAGGCGATATTGTGA
- a CDS encoding RCC1 domain-containing protein has translation MYLPKVPTLRFLTSLVLLTCCLLPTGLLTAETLTVPNPVVDTAAGGSHSLLLKSDGTVLATGSNLYDQLGDGTYTDKSIPVVLSGLTNVTEIAAGFYHSLFLKSDGTVWAAGDNGFGQFGDGTMTGQSTPVQVMTGVKSIAAGFFHSLFLKIDGSVWTTGYNFFGGLGDGTTTNRSTPVQIMTDVKAIAGFNGHSLFLKSDGSVWGAGWNVFGQLGDSTTTDRTTPVQVSGMTDVVEISGGSAHSLFLKSDGSVWATGNNFYGQLGDGTNNNKSIPVQVSEVAEVVSISGGNDHSLFLQSDGTVWATGYNGSGQLGDGTTVNIPTPVQVLGDIVAIAAGNSHSLFLKSDGTACATGLNVNGQLGDGTLVDTSTPVQVISEVIYIAAGGIHSLFLKSDGTAWATGSNFFGQLGDGTTANKSTPVQVPGLDDVKGITSGSDHSLFLKSDGTVWATGRNDYGQLGDGTTTKRTTPVQVSGMTNVVAISAVYWHSLFLKSDGTVWATGWNGNGQLGDGTLADTSTPVHVLSDVISIAAGEAHSLFLKSDGTVWATGSNFWGQLGDGTLLDKSTPVQVPGLSDVKGITSGGSHSLFLKSDGTVWATGRNTRGQLGDGTTANKSIPVQVLSDVVSIAAGGDGSRFLKNDGTVWAAGRNFEGQLGDGTTVDKSTPVHVLSDVISIDASAGTSLFLKSDGTVWATGYNAFGELGDGTTANKSTPVQVQALGTVLFNPIDSDGDGITDLDEVFCFGSNRLDSDSNGDGVSDTIGFNLTGNPLTDVSAILSVGEAEGITQGITQGVDQVLAAPASYSLYYLSEIADLRPGSAMIEIIGGDAIINMRVEESDDLINWFDTGETSSVTLPAPSPGKKFFRFGD, from the coding sequence ATGTACTTACCAAAAGTTCCGACCCTCCGCTTCCTCACTTCTCTCGTGCTTTTGACGTGTTGCCTGCTGCCCACCGGCTTGCTGACCGCAGAGACCTTGACGGTTCCCAATCCGGTGGTCGACACGGCAGCAGGTGGCTCCCACAGCCTGCTCCTGAAAAGCGATGGGACAGTCTTGGCCACTGGGAGCAATCTATATGACCAACTCGGCGATGGCACCTACACTGACAAGTCTATCCCGGTGGTGCTGAGCGGACTTACCAATGTTACGGAAATTGCTGCAGGCTTCTACCACAGTCTGTTTCTGAAGAGTGATGGCACCGTCTGGGCCGCAGGCGACAATGGGTTCGGTCAATTCGGCGACGGCACGATGACCGGTCAGTCGACCCCTGTTCAGGTAATGACGGGTGTGAAGTCAATAGCAGCAGGCTTCTTTCACAGCCTGTTTTTAAAAATTGACGGTTCCGTCTGGACTACCGGCTACAATTTCTTTGGGGGGCTCGGTGACGGCACCACGACCAACAGGTCCACACCTGTCCAGATAATGACTGATGTTAAGGCTATCGCTGGATTTAACGGCCACAGCCTTTTCCTGAAGAGCGATGGAAGCGTCTGGGGTGCAGGATGGAACGTATTTGGCCAACTTGGCGACAGCACCACGACTGACAGGACCACTCCGGTCCAGGTGAGTGGAATGACAGATGTCGTGGAAATCAGTGGCGGCAGTGCTCACAGCCTCTTTCTGAAAAGTGATGGCTCAGTCTGGGCGACAGGAAATAATTTCTATGGCCAACTCGGCGACGGTACCAACAACAACAAAAGCATCCCTGTTCAGGTTAGCGAAGTGGCCGAAGTTGTTAGCATCTCTGGAGGAAACGACCATAGCCTCTTTCTACAAAGCGATGGAACGGTCTGGGCCACCGGATACAATGGTTCAGGCCAGCTGGGCGACGGGACGACCGTCAACATACCCACCCCGGTGCAGGTGCTGGGCGATATTGTAGCGATCGCTGCAGGTAACTCCCACAGCCTGTTCCTGAAAAGCGACGGGACGGCCTGCGCCACGGGATTGAATGTCAACGGCCAGCTGGGCGACGGGACTTTAGTCGACACATCGACCCCGGTGCAGGTGATCAGCGAGGTCATTTACATCGCCGCCGGGGGTATCCACAGCCTTTTCCTGAAAAGCGACGGGACGGCCTGGGCCACAGGATCAAATTTCTTCGGCCAGCTGGGCGACGGGACGACTGCCAACAAATCGACGCCTGTGCAGGTGCCGGGTCTTGACGATGTGAAAGGGATCACCTCCGGGAGTGACCATAGCCTCTTCCTGAAAAGCGACGGGACGGTCTGGGCCACGGGAAGGAATGATTACGGCCAGCTGGGCGACGGCACCACTACTAAAAGGACCACTCCGGTCCAAGTGAGTGGAATGACAAATGTCGTTGCCATTTCAGCAGTGTATTGGCACAGCCTTTTTCTGAAAAGCGACGGGACGGTCTGGGCCACCGGATGGAATGGCAATGGCCAGTTGGGCGACGGGACTTTAGCCGACACATCGACCCCGGTGCATGTGCTCAGCGATGTCATTTCCATCGCCGCGGGCGAAGCTCACAGCCTCTTCCTGAAAAGCGACGGGACGGTCTGGGCCACGGGATCAAATTTCTGGGGACAGTTGGGAGATGGGACTCTATTAGACAAATCGACTCCTGTGCAGGTGCCGGGTCTAAGCGATGTGAAAGGGATCACCTCCGGGGGAAGCCATAGCCTGTTCCTGAAAAGCGACGGGACGGTCTGGGCGACTGGTAGAAACACTCGCGGTCAACTGGGCGACGGGACAACTGCCAACAAATCGATCCCGGTGCAGGTGCTAAGCGATGTCGTTTCCATTGCCGCCGGGGGCGATGGAAGCCGATTCCTGAAAAACGACGGGACCGTCTGGGCCGCAGGAAGAAATTTCGAGGGCCAGCTGGGCGACGGGACGACCGTCGACAAATCGACCCCGGTGCATGTGCTCAGCGATGTCATTTCCATCGACGCCTCGGCTGGCACCAGCCTGTTCCTGAAAAGCGACGGGACGGTCTGGGCCACTGGATACAACGCCTTTGGCGAATTGGGCGACGGGACGACGGCTAACAAGTCCACCCCGGTGCAGGTGCAGGCGCTTGGCACCGTCTTGTTTAATCCGATCGACAGCGACGGGGACGGCATCACTGATCTTGATGAAGTCTTTTGCTTTGGTTCCAACCGATTGGATTCCGATTCAAATGGTGACGGTGTTTCCGACACCATAGGCTTTAATTTGACAGGGAATCCGTTAACCGATGTCTCCGCGATTCTCTCGGTGGGAGAGGCAGAAGGCATTACTCAGGGCATCACCCAAGGCGTCGACCAGGTCCTCGCGGCTCCGGCTTCCTATTCCCTGTACTATTTATCCGAAATCGCCGACCTGCGCCCGGGCAGCGCGATGATTGAAATCATCGGCGGTGATGCGATCATCAACATGAGGGTCGAGGAAAGTGACGACCTGATCAATTGGTTTGATACGGGTGAAACCTCAAGCGTGACCTTGCCAGCCCCCAGTCCCGGGAAGAAGTTCTTCCGCTTCGGGGATTGA